In the genome of Cryptomeria japonica chromosome 8, Sugi_1.0, whole genome shotgun sequence, one region contains:
- the LOC131055382 gene encoding uncharacterized protein LOC131055382, translating into MAESYASIADVDDFYEWVSHEEVTRFMTWEPFKSKQHAREYVANVVIPHPWNEQLQSRDGLQGITRIEALDLPENVASAGVLEKAGFIKDGLLSNYVYLKGSLMDCFLFSFAVSTSIL; encoded by the exons ATGGCTGAGTCATATGCAAGTATAGCTGACGTAGATGATTTCTATGAATGGGTAAGTCATGAGGAAGTTACACGCTTTATGACATGGGAGCCCTTCAAATCGAAGCAACATGCAAGAGAATATGTTGCAAACGTGGTGATTCCTCACCCTTGGAATGAACAGTTGCAGAGCAGAGATGGG TTGCAAGGAATAACGAGGATTGAAGCTCTGGATCTCCCAGAGAATGTGGCCTCGGCAGGAGTTCTAGAGAAGGCAGGGTTTATCAAGGATGGGCTGCTAAGTAACTATGTGTATCTTAAGGGGAGTCTCATGGACTGTTTTCTCTTTAGCTTTGCCGTTTCCACATCTATTCTTTGA